The Kogia breviceps isolate mKogBre1 chromosome 8, mKogBre1 haplotype 1, whole genome shotgun sequence DNA window CTGTAACATCCCCCTGGAGGATCTGACAAACTACAAGATGAGCTACGTGGCCCACCCCATGGAGAAACGCTATGTGTATGAGCCGGAGAAGTTCAGACCCTGTGAAATCCCCTTTGAAAGCCTTACCACTCACAACGAGTCATACCAGGGCCTGATGGGGGAGCCAGCCAAGAGCTTGAAACCTCCAGCCAGGCCTAGTGCGCTAAACACGCCGTTCTCTAACACTACTGAATTTAGAGATAAGTACCAAGCTTGGCCAATGCCCCAGATGTTCTCCAAAGCTCCCGCCACCTATGTCGCTCCTGAAGAAAAGATGGACTTTCTGACGACAGTGCAGGCCCACTACACGTACCCTAAGGGTGCCCCAGCTCAGTCCTACCGACCGGTGCTCTCGGTCAAGAAGGGTGGCCGCTTTGAAAGCTCCACTACGACCAAAGAGGACTATAAGCAGTGGGCCAGCATGCAGACCAAGCCAGTCAAGCCCATCCCCCAGCTGGGCCTTCCCACCGAGCCCTTGGACTGCCTGACCACCACACGAGCCCACTATGTGCCCTGCCCTCCCATCACTACCAAAAGCTGTAAGCCCCCCTGGTCTGGCCCCCGAGGAAATATCCCTGTGGAGGGCCAGACCACATATACCATCAGCTTTACTCCAAAGGAAATAAGCAGGTGCCTGGCTTCATACCCTGAGCCTCCCGGCTACATCTTTGAAGAAACAGATGCTTTGGGGCACCGAATATACAGGCCAGTTTCTGACAGGCTCTCGGCAGAGCAGCCATCTTTCCGTAGGTGATTCAGAAAATCCTAACCAGCAGAAGTTGATAGTGTCAGCTTGATTTTTAAAGATTGTAATTTAGAAATTGCACACTACTTTTAAAAGCAGATGATTGAGTTATTCgttggaccaaaaaaaaagaattccccaaaatgaagaaaaaagaaatctccacCATCGTTTCCAGCACACTTGAATAAAATGAGAATCACTTGACTCAAGGAAAATGACATTTAATCACTGGCTAATTAGTCCCCTTAACCCTCCTTCTGCTGTCTCCCCCTCTTGGGTCCTTTACCTTGTGCTCATGGAATCAAAGCTGGTCTCTGAGGGTTTTTCCCATCCagatgtattttattaatttaatcatTGTATTAATTGACATTATGATTAACCCTTGCCAGGTAGGAAGTGCCAAAGAATATAAACTTTACTTTGGGAGGATTGAATCTGCAGGTCTGTGTGTTCACCCCACATGCTGTCTACACAGAGAGCAGGCTGTGTTCTTTGCAACCTTCGGGGAGATTTCAGCCTAACTCTCTCACTGCCTCTGCATCCTGGTGGGAGTGCCTTGGGCCTGATCTGGAGTCTTGTTTTGGGTTCTCTCTGCCCAGGGTTGCTGCCCAGGGCCTCTTTCTACCTCTTCACATCATGACATATGAGCACAGGCAGTGTTGTCTGAATGGGTGTGGGTCTGGTCAGGGCAGTTGGAGGGGTAGGAAGAGGTTCTGTGGCAGTCCCAGGAAAGCATGGACCTGCCAGACCTCTCTCATTCCCAAGCCAGTGCAGGCTCTGAgtccagagagaggagggggaaaaaggGACCCTTGGTAACCAGGGAGTCGGCAGCTGGCCCTTGAGCTGTGAGCTCTTCTAAATGCTCAGAACCTGGAAAAAAAATGGCCTCAGCTTGGGCTGGTTCCTGGACCTGCTTGACCTAAAATGACAGCTGTGATCAGACCTCTCACAAGGCTTGACACAGTGGTGAG harbors:
- the SAXO1 gene encoding stabilizer of axonemal microtubules 1, with the protein product MPMEGLTTSRRDFGPHKVLPVRIHQPDPFVPSEENMDLLTMYKQDYNPYPVSRVDPIRPRDSKYPRGDKMECRPTYKADYLPWNQPRRELIRLPHNYRPASTKFDSRTTHQDAYSMKGLVNTMSCKPPAARKLCNIPLEDLTNYKMSYVAHPMEKRYVYEPEKFRPCEIPFESLTTHNESYQGLMGEPAKSLKPPARPSALNTPFSNTTEFRDKYQAWPMPQMFSKAPATYVAPEEKMDFLTTVQAHYTYPKGAPAQSYRPVLSVKKGGRFESSTTTKEDYKQWASMQTKPVKPIPQLGLPTEPLDCLTTTRAHYVPCPPITTKSCKPPWSGPRGNIPVEGQTTYTISFTPKEISRCLASYPEPPGYIFEETDALGHRIYRPVSDRLSAEQPSFRR